The stretch of DNA ACTGTCCCAGGGAGCCAGATCCAGCACCGGCAGGGCGTGCACGACACCCAGATCCTGGTCTGCCGGCTGACCGAGCAATAGATTGAGGTCCGCCAGCAGGCCCGCCCGTTCCGCCGTCACGCCGGCCTTCCACTGCCTCAGTTCGGCGGCCTGCACACGCAGACGCAGCAGGGCTGCCCGATCCGCCTGTCCCGAGGCGATGCTGGCAGAGACGGCGCCCTCTGCCAAGGAGAGCCATTCACCAGCCAAGCTAAACGCTTCCCATTCCTGATCCGCGGCATAGAGTCCGGCGTAGGAGATGCGCAGGGCTTCCACCACTTGGGCCTGCATGGTTTTCAACTCCATCTCGCTCACGGCCGACTCGGCCTCGGCCGTGGCCCGGCGGGCGGCCCGTTTGCCGGGGTAGGGGAGTTCCTGGCCGAGTTCCAGCGTCAACGTGGAGTTGTTCCCAAGCGGAGAGATGCCCATGGCCTGCCCCGCCAGCTCCAGCGATGGGTCGGGCAGGGCCGCCGCGGCTCCCGACCGGGCGCGAGCCGCCTCCACGCGGGCGTGAGCCAGGGCCAGGACAGGCGCCTGGGAAAGGGCTTGCTGGATCAACAGATCCAAATCCGGCGCGAGGGGCCGGAGGTCCGTCTCCTCGGCCCAGGTCCCGGCACATGCCAACAGACCTGTCAGGATCGTCACCCGCGCGTGGCGCATCATCCCTTTCTCCTTTCGCACTCAGCTTCGCGACACGATGCCGCCCAGGTATCCGGCGGACAGCACCAGGAGCAGCGTCAGGCCGACCAGGCCCAGGTAGGCGGCACGCAGGGCAAGCGCCCGCTGCTTGCTCGCATACCAGCGCAGCCCGGCCGCGACCACCATCAGCAGGGCCGAGAGAAGGGCCAGCAGGCGATGAGTCTCGATTGTGCGCTGCAGGTCGGGAGTCGCCTCCATCATGCTGGCGTGAAGCAAGCCGGTCGCCGCCGTGGGCAGGAAGCTCAGGGCCACCAGGACCGCCAAGGTTTGGCCGATCGGCGGCAGCTCCCGTCCCTTGGCCAGTGTCCAAGCCTCCAGCATGACAAGCAGCAGCACCCAGGCGATGGGGAAGTGGACCAGGGTGGCGTGGTTGTCGGCCACCAGGTCCAGAAATCCTCCTTCCACATCGTGATGGTGCGCTCCGGTTTCGATCATGACCATGGGCGGCTGTGCTGAAGCAGGTGCTGGTGTGTTGACCTGGAGTGTCGTGTCCTGCGCAGGCGAGGCCTCATGATGCTCCTTGTGTTCATGCGCCTCCAGGCGGGCGCTTAGCACAACCAGGAACACGAAGGTCAGCTGGATCAAGCAGCGGATGTGAATCATGGAAACTTCCGTTTGCTGGTATGGAGGCAAGTCTCAGGCCAGTTGAGATCCTGGCGATTGCAGCGCTGCTGAAGCCGCGGAGAGGGACAGCTCGGACCATGGACATCCGGCTATGGGGAATAGTCTCCAACAGGGCTGTCGACATTTCTCCTGCGGCGCAACCTCCAGCACCCTTCAACCCATTCGTCATTTGCGGGGAACAACGGATTGCAAAGCTAGGGGGGCGTCGACAGGCCCATTGATGGCACCGACGACACCTTGGCACATGGCTTGCTGAATTGGGCGCACGCCTTCGCATGGCAGGGTTTGACCGCCTGCGGGGAAGGGAAACACACTTCAAATTCAACGCCGGAGTCGGAAAGGAACGTCGCCATGACGCGTACCCTGAAGGGAGCCCTGCTCGGAGGATCGCTGCTACTGGGCCTGATGACGTGGGTCGGCTGCGAATCGGACAACGGCTCTGCAACAAGCCTGAACGTGGACTACCCCGCCGCCTATGTGGTCAATGGGCAGGACGGCGCGATCTCTGTCATCGATCTCTCGCAGAACGAGGTCGCCGGCACCATCCAATTGCGGGATGGTGAAGGCCACGCGATGACCTGGCCCCATCACCTCAGCCTCTCGCCAGACGGCCAGCGCATCGCGGTCGGTGTGCCGGGCATGGACCTGGGCGGCGGACATGGCGGCATGGAGGGCATGGTGGGCAAGTTCCTCGTCCTGAACGCCAACACGGGCCAGACCCTGCACTCCCAGTCTCTTCCCGCCATGACACACAGCGCAGTCTTCTCACCAGATGGGCTGGAAATCTGGGTGGGACAGATGGCCATGGACGGCAAGGTCATGGTCTTCGACGCGATGAGCTACTTGCCCATGGACACCATCATGGTGGGCATGGACCCCGCCGAGATCACCTTCTCGGACGACGGCCACATGGCCTTCATCGCCTGCGGCGGCTCCGGCCTGGTGACGGCGATCGACCCCCACACGAAAACCGTGGTGGGTCAGATCCAGGTGGGCGAGAATCCCGTGGGCGCCTGGCCCGGGATGGACGGCATGATGTACACGGACAACGAGGACGGGCACAGCATCTCGATCTTCCATCACGACTCGCTGCAGGTGCGCCACACGCTGGACTTGGGCTTCAAGCCCGGCTACGCGGCCTTCCACATGCAGCGCGGCGAGCTGTGGGTCTCCAATGCCACCGATGGCGCGGTGGCCATCTATCATGACGACCAGGGCACGTGGATGCACGACGCGGACATTCCCACCGGCGCGGATGCCCACGCCATCGTTTTCACCGCGGACGGCCTGACCGCCTATGTGACCAACCAGGGCGCCGGCACCGTCTCAGTGATCAATGTGGCCACACGCGCCAGGATCAAGGACATCGCGGTGGGCAGGAAACCAAACGGCATCGTGTTGCGCGAGTAGGTGGGACTGGCATCCTGGGTTCCGACAGCGTGGTTGGGATTTCAGGGATCCTGCACCGTCATTGATTCTAGGGGAGCCTCTTCGCGGCATTGTCCATCAACATGATGAACACGAATGATCGCTCGTTTCGCCCAATGTCCATTCACTGAGTAAATTAGGCTGGGGGAAGTAAGTCAGCCGGATTGTCCGTTGAGGGAATGATTGCCACCTTGCGCCCAAGTGAGGAACCCGACCTCATACGGTATTACTGAAGGAACACATGGCCCGCTCTCGAAACAACTTGAGGCAGCACTTGCCCCGCGGGAGGGGGTTCCGTCAGTTGTTCACGGTCCTGTTGGCGTTCCAGCTCACCTTCTTGCGCCTGCACCTGTTGTCGGAGCACCACCATCTGGGTGGTTCTTCGCTCCATGATGCTCTGACCGGCACCCTGACCGATCCCCACGCCTGGACGATGGATGATACCGAACACCGTCCCCACCACGCCGTGGAGCACCAGATCTCTCTGGCGGGCCGGCCTCGCCCCGTGGCCTTTGTTTCCTTGGCACTCCCGGCCCTTCCCAGTCTGGTTGTGTCTGAACCCCTGAGCAAGCCCTATGTCGCCGTTGCGGTAAAAAAGGATCCACCTCCCGATCCTGATGCCGCAGCTCCCGGCGCCCGTGCCCCTCCCGTCGCCTAAGCTCCCTCCCCTTC from bacterium encodes:
- a CDS encoding TolC family protein, which produces MMRHARVTILTGLLACAGTWAEETDLRPLAPDLDLLIQQALSQAPVLALAHARVEAARARSGAAAALPDPSLELAGQAMGISPLGNNSTLTLELGQELPYPGKRAARRATAEAESAVSEMELKTMQAQVVEALRISYAGLYAADQEWEAFSLAGEWLSLAEGAVSASIASGQADRAALLRLRVQAAELRQWKAGVTAERAGLLADLNLLLGQPADQDLGVVHALPVLDLAPWDSLAAWLDANPEQRVKAAEVQVAVHRQEESRLDLRPDFMVGAGGGLSAMSDPVIMLKLGSTLPLWRNKKQGPLLLAARHEQEAAEAAAGAARAQALADLRRWQAEWQRTREVVREYRDSILPLRESTTEAGLSTYTNRGADFAGLIDDILQRIDARTGLARAESEQMIAWARIQRLCPEPEFQRDERKTP